A window of the Eschrichtius robustus isolate mEscRob2 chromosome 5, mEscRob2.pri, whole genome shotgun sequence genome harbors these coding sequences:
- the VIL1 gene encoding villin-1, giving the protein MTKLSAQVKGSLNITTPGVQIWRIEAMQMVPVPSSTFGSFFDGDCYIVLAIHKTGSNLSYDIHYWIGQDSSQDEQGAAAIYTTQMDDFLKGRAVQHREVQGNESETFRGYFKQGIVIRKGGVASGMKQVETNSYDIQRLLHVKGKRNVVAGEVKMSWKSFNRGDVFLLDLGKLIIQWNGPESNRMERLRGMTLAKEIRDQERGGRTYVGIVDGENEKASPQLMEIMNHVLGQRTVLKAAVPDTVVEPALKAALKLYHVSDSGGNVVVREVATRPLTQDLLSHQDCYILDQGGLKIYVWKGKNVNAQEKKEAMSQALNFIKAKQYPPSTQVEVQNDGAESAVFQQLFQKWTVPNRASGLGKTHAVGSVARVEQVKFDATSMHVQPQVAAQQKMVDDGSGEVQVWRIEDLELVPVDSKWLGHFYGGDCYLLLYTYLIGEKKYYLLYVWQGSQASRDEITASAYQAVILDQQYNNEPVQILVPMGKEPPHLMSIFKGRMVVYQGGTSRANSVEPVPSTRLFQVRGTNTNNTKAFEVPARATSLNSNDVFILKTQSCCYLWCGKGCSGDEREMAKMVADTISRTEKQVVVEGQEPANFWMALGGKAPYASTKRLQEETLVITPRLFECSNQTGRFLATEIPDFNQDDLEEDDVFLLDVWDQVFFWIGTNANEAEKKAAATTVQEYLKTHPSGRDPETPIIVVKQGHEPPTFTGWFLAWDPFKWSNAKSYEALKAELGNSGDWGQITDELTNPKLDVFNANSNISSGPLPIFPLEQLVNKPVEELPEGVDPSRKEEHLSVEDFTKALGMTPAAFSALPRWKQQNLKKKKGLF; this is encoded by the exons ATCCACAAGACAGGCAGCAACCTGTCCTATGACATTCATTACTGGATCGGCCAGGACTCGTCCCAGGATGAGCAAGGGGCAGCTGCCATCTACACCACACAGATGGATGACTTTCTGAAGGGCCGGGCTGTCCAGCACCGCGAGGTCCAGGGCAACGAGAGCGAGACCTTCCGAGGCTACTTCAAGCAGGGCATTGT GATCCGGAAAGGGGGTGTGGCTTCTGGCATGAAACAAGTGGAGACCAACTCCTATGACATCCAGCGGCTGCTACATGTCAAGGGCAAGAGGAATGTGGTGGCCGGAGAG GTGAAGATGTCCTGGAAGAGTTTCAACCGTGGGGATGTTTTCCTCCTGGACCTCGGGAAGCTTATCATCCAGTGGAACGGCCCAGAGAGTAACCGCATGGAGAGACTCAGG GGCATGACCCTGGCCAAGGAGATCCGAGACCAGGAGCGGGGTGGGCGCACCTACGTGGGCATAGTGGACGGGGAGAACGAGAAGGCCTCGCCGCAGTTGATGGAGATCATGAACCACGTGCTGGGCCAGCGGACAGTGCTGAAGGCCGCCGTGCCTGACACGGTGGTGGAGCCGGCACTCAAGGCCGCCCTCAAGTTGTACCA CGTGTCTGACTCAGGGGGAAACGTGGTGGTCAGAGAAGTCGCCACGCGGCCGCTCACACAGGACCTGCTCAGTCACCAG GACTGTTACATCTTGGACCAAGGGGGCCTGAAGATCTACGTGTGGAAGGGGAAGAATGTCAATGCCCAGGAGAAGAAGGAAGCCATGAGCCAGGCACTG AACTTTATCAAAGCGAAGCAATACCCACCGAGCACGCAGGTGGAGGTGCAGAATGATGGGGCCGAGTCAGCCGTCTTTCAGCAGCTCTTCCAGAAGTGGACAGTGCCCAACCGGGCCTCAGGCCTGGGCAAAACCCATGCCGTGGGCTCCGTGG CTAGGGTGGAACAGGTGAAGTTTGATGCCACGTCCATGCACGTCCAGCCTCAGGTGGCTGCCCAGCAGAAGATGGTCGACGATGGGAGTGGGGAGGTGCAG GTATGGCGCATTGAGGACCTAGAGCTGGTGCCTGTGGATTCCAAGTGGCTCGGCCACTTCTATGGGGGCGACTGCTACCTGCTGCTCTACACCTACCTCATTGGCGAGAAGAAGTACTACCTGCTCTACGTCTGGCAG GGCAGCCAGGCAAGCCGGGATGAAATCACAGCCTCGGCCTATCAAGCGGTCATCCTGGACCAGCAGTACAACAATGAACCAGTCCAGATCCTCGTCCCGATGGGCAAGGAGCCACCTCACCTCATGTCCATCTTCAAAGGACGCATGGTGGTCTACCAG GGAGGCACCTCTCGGGCTAACAGCGTGGAGCCTGTGCCCTCCACACGGCTGTTCCAGGTCCGGGGGACCAACACCAACAACACCAAGGCCTTTGAGGTCCCAGCCCGGGCCACCTCCCTCAACTCCAATGATGTCTTCATCCTCAAGACCCAGTCTTGCTGCTACCTGTGGTGTGGGAAG GGCTGTAGTGGGGACGAGCGGGAAATGGCCAAGATGGTTGCTGACACCATCTCCCGGACCGAGAAACAAGTGGTCGTGGAAGGGCAGGAGCCGGCCAACTTCTGGATGGCCCTGGGCGGGAAGGCCCCCTATGCCAGCACCAAGAG GCTGCAGGAGGAAACCCTGGTGATCACTCCTCGGCTCTTTGAATGTTCCAACCAGACCGGGCGCTTCCTGGCCACAGAGATCCCTGACTTCAATCAGGATGACTTGGAAGAGGATGATGTGTTCCTGCTAGATGTCTGGGACCAG GTCTTTTTCTGGATTGGAACGAATGCCAATGAGGCCGAGAAGAAAGCTGCAGCCACCACGGTGCAGGAATACCTCAAGACCCATCCCAGCGGCCGGGACCCCGAGACCCCCATCATTGTGGTGAAGCAAGGACACGAGCCCCCCACATTCACGGGCTGGTTCCTGGCTTGGGATCCCTTCAAGTGGAGT AACGCCAAATCCTATGAGGCCCTGAAGGCGGAGCTTGGAAACTCTGGAGACTGGGGCCAGATCACTGAT gAGCTCACAAACCCTAAACTAGACGTGTTCAACGCTAACAGCAATATCAGTTCTGGGCCTCTACCCATCTTTCCCCTGGAGCAGCTGGTGAACAAGCCTGTGGAGGAGCTTCCGGAGGGTGTGGATCCCAGCAGGAAGGAG GAGCACCTGTCTGTTGAGGATTTCACCAAGGCCTTGGGGATGACTCCTGCTGCCTTCTCTGCTCTGCCTCGATGGAAGCAACAaaacctcaagaaaaaaaaaggactattttGA